The nucleotide sequence TCTGGCAGATGCAGCGGGCCAATAATTGACGCTGAATATGATGAATGAGTGCCAATTACACAAGTGAGCGAAAAAGAATCAAAAGACGATTAATGAGTCCAAGAAAGGCACAATTCGAACGCCAAGTCGGTGGATGAGAAATAAGAATTCAGTGTCATTTCAATTTTCTTCAATTGAAAACCATGATTGTAAAGCCAATCGAAtcgaaaaaatatttattttgagaTTTGGAGCTATAAGAatgttaattttaataattaactaaaaatgtttctttttttacAGCCACAGAAATACATATTTTGAGAAAaggatttttaaatttcttttaaagcgtctaaaagtatgcaacgtTATATTTTAAAGTGAGCTCTGAGTGCGCCCCGAagatattatatttttactgcatactttttggcATTGTTTTGAAAAGCCAAGTATTTTTAGCCTTTGTAGCTTGGCTTTTATAGCATGTGTACTAGGATCAGGGTTCACCTCCCAAACCCATTTAGTTTGTaatatttaagaaagatttactTTCAAAGCAAGTAAAACTACCATAAACTATATACCCTCAACCTTTCTAGCCCCATTGTTTGGCTGAATAAACTACCGCACGACAGAAAATCCCATTTGATCTTTCATTGCTCTTTATTGGCTGTTGCATAAAACTGATAATCCTATTGTGGTTTTGCTTGTTCCCTTTAATTGCCCTTACACTACGCTttcacacacgcacacacaaaaGCGGCTTTAGTTTTCATGTTTTGCGGCGGCTGCGTTTTTGAAGTTCCATTACTCAAACTCTAAGCGCTTCCAGGGTGAATCGAATGGGccaactgaactgaactgaactgaataGAACTGAACTGACAGCGGAAGGGTTTTGGTGGCACACTGTTTGGTGGCAAACTTTATGGTGGGCCCATTGTTTTAATTGTTCAACTTGCCGAAAAGTTGGCCAATTCCGCCGCTGGCTGGCCGTCACAATTTGAGTGTTTTTTGCAGCTTAAAGGCCGCCGCACTTAAAGCCTGATTAGCTAATTGCTTTTGGCTAATTTGATTTGTcggaattttaattaaagtcGGCCTTGATAAGATCGCAATGAATGTCATCAATAAAAGCAGAGATAAAGTGGGGAATGCAAGTGCACAGAAAAATCTATtgaatcaaaataaaatctttaaaaaatattttataaatggATGTAATGTATTTTTCTGATAAAAGGCCCCTAGTTATTTTTCGATCCAAGatacattaaaaatgcaaattcaACTGGAAATTACTATCAGATTGCATTAAAGAACCTAAGGCCGGAGGAATTTAATTAATTCCATCAAGATAAGCCATCGGCGGTATTGCAGCAGATAAGTGCTCTAGAATTTTTGGGGCTATTTTTGAAAACGTTTGGGTTTGCGTTTGGTTGGGGGACCACAACTACAAGTATGCATAATTTGCTGATTGCAATTAAAAGCAATTATGCTCGGTGTCCTggcaaccacaaactcattaGCTTGTTGCACCAAAACCGCAATGCAGCATATCCCACAACACCAGCAACCGTAGAGCACTAAAATTACTTACACATATCTGGGAGGTCAGGGGTCGGGGGTCAGGGTTTAGGGGGTCAGAATGTGCGAGTGAAGGGCCACTCACTTGACCCGCCTTTTGGCCCAGTATTCCAATACGACAGGGCCAAAGAGATTGCCGAAACCAAATCGAATCGCTGGCAAAATTGCACAGCTTGACGCCATCTTTTTGCACAACCAAATCCTTTGCAAATTTTTTCTTCCAATTCCTATccttttttttgccattttggACACAGTTTTTGACGTGCGTGTGTGAAGTGCTTTCAAACAAAATGGTCACAGCAAAGTGCCCACAGCTCTGGAGGACCCAGAACCGAGGACCGGGTTTGTTTAGAAGGTTTTATGCATATGTCCGACATGTGGAAAATTCCATTAGGAAGTTTTCTTTGTTTGCATACATTTGCATGGCCCCCCTGCTCAGCTGCCTTCGCCTCTCTATTTTCCTGGCCTTCCATCagaaataatttatttgcGGCCAGGAGCAGGCCaagatttttattattattattttgtaatgGTTTTCGAGTGTTTGCAGTAGCTCAACAACACAACAGAGCTCACACAGCAGCAGGGCAAAGAAATGGAAATGATTTGCATAAAATCGATTAAACATTTTCAGCAAATAAAATGCatattgaaatgaaatgaatagAAAGCAAGCCATAAGCACCAGCGCAGCAACTATATGGACAGAACCCAAGGGCCATGGGTTCTTAAGAGTTCTGCTTTTCCAGGTTTTTGTTTGTTAAGTGGGGGTAAGCACAGGATAAGCCCAGAGACTGACCCCcaactgtgtgtgtgtgtggccaaAAGATTTATCAAATATTGCCCAATCGATTCACCTTTTTGCCATATATTGCAATAGTATTGTCGAAAGCAATAATGGCAAAATGAAACAAAATGCATTTAACCTAAATTGCTTTGCTAAGAACTTGATAATAATCCGGACACATAATAAACTCGGCCGGTAACTCAATGGCTTAATTTATATATGCCACCACTCCGAAGTGAgctcaaatatttttcaatcattaaaatatgaaatatccACACAGACATTAATTATGCCCAGACAGCAATTACACTTGAGACCAGGAAATTGACAGGCCAGCCTATAGATTTACATACCTATGCTTATATATCCACCTGCACAAATGGGCAAACAATCGAGAAGCAAAGAGCTGGCCAAAATGACTTGGCTTAAATATGATAAGTTCAGTGTGCAAGGTTAAAGTGGAATTTTAACCAACATTTACGGCAAAATGAGATGTGTAATCCAGTTGGGCAAACAAATATCAAAGttatttgcatttaatttctTAAGCAAGCAAAGTTAATTAATTACTGAAAGACTTAAAGAGCAACCGACTGGTTGTACTATAAATGACCCTTGTTTGGGGGGCATAACAATAATTTAAGAACTTGCGCTCCAACTCACTGGAAAACTCACTTAGCAAAGTAAAAGCATCCGGAGGAGGGAAAAGTGCCGAAGGGAAAATTAAGAGGGGGGTAGATTCTGGATCGAGCTCTACGAAATTCACGGAGAACACTCTGGCATTAATGGCAACTTAAGCTGCCCTAAGATGCAACAATAGCGGGCACATCAAATATAAATGATGCCACCGAAAACAGCTGGCCACGCCCCCAAACCCTTaccaagaatatatatatatatatatgcatatagcCAGCCGCCCACAGTTCGTCAGCCGAAATGGAAATGCAAATGGAAGCGAAAATTAACGTGCATTTCACTGGCATTTCGCCTGCCGCCCCTCCGGGTGAAAGTGGAAAAAACAATTTCGGATACAATTTAAGAGGGATTTTGTTTTTGGCTCTTGCtcttattattgttatttccGCTCTGCATGGCTAATGAAGCAAAACGGAAGAGAGCTGGCTAACCCTGAACTCAAAACACCCAGCTGCAATTTTTCGGACAACTTTCGACTGCGGTCGCCTGCTCAAGATACAAAACTGCAATTCAATTGCCCGCCGGGCAGCCAAAGAAAAGCAGTCGAGCACTTTAAGGCAAGTTGgtataaagaaaaaaaaattggtataaaaaaaaagcgaGCAAAAAGAAAATTGCTTGCAataaatttcgaattaaatagAAATTTGCACAGTCAACTACTGTGGATTGGGGCTTTTTGGGTGCGAAAGATACTGAAACCGGAGGGCCAGGCTACACAGCCAGCAAAAAAATGCAAATCTCAACTAAttcttataaattatttaataagaaaaagTCAAATGATTCATTTTTAAGCTGCACCCTTCATCACCAAAGCTCAGCTGGAGCACAAAACGCTGCGAGGTGGCGGAAAATGAAAAACGAAAAACGACCAAAAGACCAAAACGGCAGCTAGAAAAGCTATAAAAAGTGCAGCAAAGGAGAAAAGTCAGGAAAATGGCAAGAGCTGCAGAAAAAAGAATGGAAGGCTAGATGGGAATACCCTCGCAAACTAAATTGCGAGCTGAAATACCGATTTGCTTTAAGCTCATCTAGGATTCATTTGTAAATTTCAAATGCGAGCTTTTTATAGTTTCCTTTCATTACTTAAAgtagaaattaaaatatttattttatctctTGGAATAAGGTTTTGAAATTATAACAATAAAAGAGAACGTTCCAAGAAAGTGAAATATTCCATTAATTTTATCACCATAAGAGAGATTTCATTTACAGAGCATGTATGAGTAACCAAAAACATGCGAAAAAGTTGGTACTCTATGTTTTTAACATTGAttccaatatttttatattcaaaatgttttttgtgtaagaataaaaaatatatttaaaatgttagaTCATAATTCAGATCATAATATTCAAATGGGTAATGGATATAAGGTTTATTGGCTAAGATGTAGAACAAGAACTTTAAGACTTGCTTTGCTTTCTGTAAATAGATATACATTTTGGAAGTTTTTAGAAGAGTACTTTTCCAGGGTATCCAAAATTCGGTTCCCAAAGTAACCCCCTATTGCCAAAGTAATTGTACAGTGCCTTTCCGCAAAACGGTGATGATTTACCGTCAAACTGGAAGTGAAGTGATGTTGTCAAAGAGCGGTTCGCTCGCCTGAATTGGCAGCATGTGTCGCCGACAGCCGAGGCGTAAATAAGTTTTCCATGCATCGAATGGGAAAAACGGGGGAAAAAAACCCTGGGAATAGAGCAAAAAGCCCTTTGTTCGATGGCAGTAGTCAATATTAATGTGTCACACGCTTTCCGGGCCAAACAGCCAAAAGAGCAGTTCGTGCGTGAGTGTGAAATAGTGAAAAAGCGAAATGTTGTCCATCGATTAATATTCACGATCTCGCTGGGCACTCAGTCGAGCGAGCTGGGGGAAAGTCGAAAGTGGAAAGTGGAAAGTGAAAAGGCAAAGTCAAGTTCCACGCTGAATTTGGTGCATACAATGGGGCGGTGCGTTTTGGCTTGCCTTTGCTTAGGGCTTTTGCTTACAGAAGTGCGGTAACAAAGGGCCAGAAGAAGTAAAAAAGCATGCTGCGAGCAAAAGCATAGAAGaagtgctgctgctgctgctgctgcagccgtggaaaatgttgaatgTTGTGCACATGGCAGTTTATTCATGATTTCACATATTTCCAGCCCCGCCCACCGCCCCTCTATTGTTGGCAAAAAATATTGcctctgtgtgtgtgagctTTCTAAGGATGAGAAAGTCCCTgcgacacacacacactcgcattTACATGCTGAAGCCCTAGCTTTATACCCGATTTTGTTTTTCTGCAATGAGGGTTTTTTTTGGCTTGCACTAAGACAAACTTTTTTCAGCTGCTCTTTGTAAACTTGCATTTTTATGGTTTTAACATGTTTACTTAAATTCTTGTGTATTTGTCTTGTTGGCGTAGCTGTGACAAATGTTCAAAGCAGCCAGTAGCTAAAAAAGAAAGATCTGAAAAGTagcattattatattttattaggATTAGGATTTGGCCCTTTTAATaatgtaaatatttgtatatattttgctTACTTCATATATTACATAATATTATAAACTATAAACACTATAAGAgatttaaagtaaataaaaccAAATTACTTATTTTAATCCTAAACACAGGGTATTTTTAAGGCCGTTCATTCATATTGATATCCAGTCATAGAATTTGCATATGTGCAGttaaaaaagcttttttatGGGGATGTTTAGTGCTCCCCAAGCGATTTGATAAGACATTTCTTGTCATTGTACTGTAATAATTACGGAATCGTCCGCGTACTCAGAGCAGAAGATAAGGTTATGATTTCAGAAAGAGATAATTATGTTAATCACGCTATAAAATACATTATATAAAaggtttattttttatacgCTGATAAAAGTTTAAGATGTGAGTCAATCTTTTAAAATTAGTTCACTGGCTAGTTCTCGAGTTAGTATTTTGCCATCAGCCTCAGTATGTCGTTGACATACTTCCTCTTTGAAGTAGCGGTCGCCTTACTGGCGATCGTGACCTACTGTCTCCACCGAATTCTAACCTACTTTAAGCGTCGTGGGATTCCGTATGATACACCCCATCTGGATATAAAAACCAAGACCGTTCACCAAATCTACCAGGATTACTACAACAAATATCGGAGCAGCAAGGCTCCTTTTGTGGGATTTTAACTCTTCCAAAAGCCTGCCGCATTCATTATAGATCTGGAGCTGGCTAAGCAAGTTCTgataaaaaagttttccaattTCTCCGACAAGGGAATTTACTACAATGAAAACGATGATCCCATGTCTGCACATCTTTTTAATCTAGATGGTCCGCAGTGGCGTTTGCTGAGGAACAAATTATCCCCGACTTTCACATCTGGTAAAATGAAGTTCATGTATCCGACAGTCGTGTCTGTGGCTGAAGAATTTATGGCTGTGATGCATGAGAAGGTAGCCGAAAACTCTGTACTGGATGTTCGAGATCTGGTGGCCAGGTTCACAGTGGATGTCATCGGAACCTGCGCCTTTGGCATCCAGTGAAATAGTCTGCGAGATGAGAGGGCCGAGTTTTTGCATTTCGGGAGGAGGGCTTTATTGGATGCGCGACATGGTAAGCTTTTGACTGGCTTGATGCGGAGCTATCCCAACTTGGGCAGATGATTGGGTCTCCAGCGAAATGCCGCTCATATCCAGAACTTCTACCACAGAATAGTCAAAGAGACTGTGAGTTTGCGTGAAAAGGAGAATATCAAACGGAATGATTTCATGGACATGCTTATTGCCTTGAAAAACCAAAAGGAAATGACTCTTGAAAATGGAGAGGTAGTTAAAGGGTTGACTATGGAGGAAGTAATTGCCCAATCCTTTGTGTTCTTCATTGCTGGTTTCGATACCTCATCCTCCACCATGCGATTTGCTCTCTACGAAATGGCCAAAAATCAGGAAATACAAGACAAAGTTAGGTCCGAGTTGGAGGAGGTCTTGCAGAATCATGATCAAGTTTACGTACGATTGTGTTCAGGATCTTAAGTACCTCAACCAGGTTATAAATGGtaagttaaataaataatatttaacaaACCAAATGATCATGatgaaattatatattttatgatatCATTCTAGAAACCCTACGCCATTATACCATTGTACCCAATGTGGATCGAGTAGCCGCCAAGCGTTTTGGGGTCCCTGGAAACCCAAAGTTTGTGATTGAAGCTGGACAGTCCGTCATCATTCCTTCAACGGCCATCCATCACGATCCCAGCATCTATCCCGAACCCAATGAATTCCGTCCCGAGCGATTCTCTCCTGAGGAATCCGCAAATCGTCCTTCAGTAGCCTGGCTGCCTTTTGGAGAAGGTCCTCGGAACTGTATTGGCCTTAGGTTTGGACAGATGCAGGCTCGCACTGGACTCGCTCTACTTATCAAGAACTTCAGGTTCTCCACTTGCTCAAAAGCCGCAGATCCTCTGATCTTCGATCCAAACTCCACAATTTTACTTGGAATAAAAGGAGGAATTTATCTAAAGTTGGAGGCAGTCTAAATGGAAGGAAGAGAAAATTTGCGACTGAAAGTGTTCATTAAATCTTGTAAATATTGAGATAAAAAGTTAACCATTTCAGTTCAGCTTTGCTTTTCATAAATTGGAAATTCAATACATTTATTAACAGGCCATAAAGCTCTTAAATTAAACTAATGGATTGAAATGGCAAAGAAAAGAATAATTAAAACTAtacaaaaatacatttcattaAAAGCATGCATTATTTTCCatgatattattttctttattattttggtttttcgTTTCCCATTTTCGTTTCACCAAAGATCCATAGATTGAACTATTCATGAAGCGACCCGTTGGCATTGCATATGCTGATAACATTTTTATCCTTATTGCTGGGCTCAGCATTTACCAATTACCGGCAGGAAAGGGCCTCCAAACCAGTCCACACTCCACACTCCCCAATCCACGCCCATTTGGCTCTTGCTGGGCTTAGCTCAGGCCCGCATGTATTAATTCtaattaaatttgttattCAAAACGAAACTCGGGCACGTCCTTGCTAGCCATTTTGCAAGTGTTAACCTTTTTCCCGGCCATCCGCTGCCCAGGACTACGTTAAGCCTTCGAAAATGGACCAGTCGTCGGATTGGCGACGATTTGCACACCGAAAGTAGAAGTCGGATGGATATGGATGGAAGGATGTAAGGTTGGTGGGAAGTAAGGGGCTTCAACCTTGACATTTTTGCTGCCCGTTTCTGTTTTCATTACACTAATGAAGTCATGCGCCACGGTGCGGTATGTAGGCATACCCATTTGCTATATGGCCGGGTAGTATGGCAGTATAGCCACCAGTTTTTGGGGTCCAGATCCGGCCAAACGACTGACAGACACATAAAAAAGGTGAACTCGTGTGAGTTGGTCGGCATTTGTGTGCCTACGCCTGTATTTAGCCATGCCAGATGCGCCTCATTACCCCATTTTATTGTGCCTAGGCTGAGTGATGCCAAGGCAGTGCCAACGCTGTCAAAGCCCTACACTCTGGCACATAATTAATGCAAAATGCAAACGTATTCATGGCACTCGCATAACGCATACGCCGTGTGGCAATAAAGGACTTTAAAGCTTTAAGGGCGTAATTCACAAGTCAAGAAATTTACAATGATTTACCTGACAGCAAGGGAGATTTAAgaacaaaatctttaaaaataaaggtgcctaaaagtatgcagcaatatatttataatacaaAAGATTAACGGATGTCTTCCAAAATTCGATGTATTTTCCCCCaatatttttccatatttttaaGGGTGAGTACAATCTATAGCTAGAACattggaaaaaaaataaacacattatatttaaaaataaaaataaatttgaaagggaatcttaaaataataatatgcAGTGCGCCAAAATATTATTGTACAGCTGGCTTAAGTTTAACAAGTGTTTTACAGATACCACTATTTTATACGCTTTATAACTAGGCCTCTTTCCAAGGCCTATGATAAAACTAAAGCTTTAACGCCTTGAACACC is from Drosophila suzukii chromosome 3, CBGP_Dsuzu_IsoJpt1.0, whole genome shotgun sequence and encodes:
- the Cyp6a18 gene encoding LOW QUALITY PROTEIN: probable cytochrome P450 6a18 (The sequence of the model RefSeq protein was modified relative to this genomic sequence to represent the inferred CDS: inserted 2 bases in 1 codon; substituted 3 bases at 3 genomic stop codons), with translation MSLTYFLFEVAVALLAIVTYCLHRILTYFKRRGIPYDTPHLDIKTKTVHQIYQDYYNKYRSSKAPFVGFXLFQKPAAFIIDLELAKQVLIKKFSNFSDKGIYYNENDDPMSAHLFNLDGPQWRLLRNKLSPTFTSGKMKFMYPTVVSVAEEFMAVMHEKVAENSVLDVRDLVARFTVDVIGTCAFGIQXNSLRDERAEFLHFGRRALLDARHGKLLTGLMRSYPNLGRXLGLQRNAAHIQNFYHRIVKETVSLREKENIKRNDFMDMLIALKNQKEMTLENGEVVKGLTMEEVIAQSFVFFIAGFDTSSSTMRFALYEMAKNQEIQDKVRSELEEVLQNHDXKFTYDCVQDLKYLNQVINETLRHYTIVPNVDRVAAKRFGVPGNPKFVIEAGQSVIIPSTAIHHDPSIYPEPNEFRPERFSPEESANRPSVAWLPFGEGPRNCIGLRFGQMQARTGLALLIKNFRFSTCSKAADPLIFDPNSTILLGIKGGIYLKLEAV